GGCCGCGTACGTCCGCCAGGCCGACGCCGGGTCCTCCAGGTGTAGCCAGCCGGCCTGGTAGACGAAGTCCGCGTAGGCGTCGAGCGACATGTCGGCGTCCTGGGCGAAGGCGTCGCAGGGGTAGGCGGTCACGCACCAGCGCAGGTCGCCGGCGGCGGAGCGCTCCATGAACCGGCCCATCACCGGCTGGGCCGCGCGCGACCGGCGGGCCAGCTTGCCCGGGTCGATCCCGGAGAGCTCGCGCGTGTTCCATGCGCCGATGATCGCGATGCGCGCGTCGATCGCGTCCATCTCCTCGAGCACGTAGGCCGGCAGGTGGTCGAGCTGGTCGTCGCCGGCGGCGGCGAGATAGGCCTCGTCGACGCCCTGCACAGACGCGCGCACATGCGGGATCCCGCCCGCGGCGACCGCCGCCTTGACGATCTCGACGATCAGCGGCTCGGCCAGCTCCGGGCCCTGGATCTGGACGACGTCGCCCTCCTTGACCCCCGTCGAGTAGTTGACGACGACGTCGGCCAGCCGGCGCACGCGCGGGTCGGTCACAGGAACTGCCCGTCGCGGTAGATGACCTCGCCGTCGGCGTGCACCTCGCCGCCCGAGCGCAGGTCGCAGACCATGTCCCAGTGGAGGCCGGAGCGGTTGCTGCCGCCGGCCTCGGGGAACGCCATGCCGAGGGCGACGTGGCACGTGCCGCCGATCTTCTCGTCGAAGAGCGTGTCGCGCGTGCCCGTGCGGATCTCCTCGTTCATGCCGAAGGCGACCTCGCCCAGGTAGCGGGCGCCCTCGTCCATGTCGAGCATCTGGCTGAGGAAGCGGCGGCCCTTCGTCGCCTCCTCGCGGACGACCTTGCCCTGGTCGAACCACAGCCGCACGCCGGCGACGTCGTTGCCGTTGTAGGGCGCGTCCAGGCTGAACGCGATGTGGCCCTGCGTGGCCGCCTCGATCGGGCTCGTGTAGACCTCGCCGTCGGGGAAGTTCTGATGGCCGTCGGCATTCATCCACCTGCGGTCGGAGACGTCGATGGTGAGGTCGGTGTCCTCGCCGACGATGCGCAGCCGGCGCACCTGCTCGAGCCGCTTCGCGATCCGCTCCTGGCGCTCCGACTGGGCCCGCCAGAAGGCGATCGGGTCGGGATCCTCGAGGTGGCCGGCGGAGTAGACGAAGTCCTCCCACTCGGTCAGCGACATCCCCGCCTCCTGCGCGGCGGCGTCGCACGGGAACGCGGTGCCGCACCAGCGCACCTCGCCCTTGGCCTCGCGCTCGAAGAAGCGCTCGAAGAGCTCGCGGGTGGCCGCCGAGCGGATCGCCTGGCGGTCGGGATCGATGCCGCTCAGGAACCGGTTGTTGCGCTGGCCCCACACGCTGAGCGCACGGGTCGGCGCCTCGACCTCGATGCGGTCGAGCTTCGTGACGGTGCGCAGCTGCTCGTCGCTCGCGTCGGCCAGGAACGCCGCCTGGGCGCGCTCGAGCCGCGGCCGCACCATCGGGTGGCCGCCGAGCTCGGTGACCTTGCGGACGACCTCGACGAACAGCGGCTGGGCCAGGGCCGGGCCGTCGATCAGGACGGTGTCGCCCTCGCCGACCTCGAGCGAGTAGCGGCACAGCAGGTCCGCCAGGGTGGTCAGTCGGGGGTCGCGCACCGGAGCGGGATACTACCCGGGAGAGCTCAGCGGGACGAGAGCACGGCCTCGAGGATCCGCCCCGCGCCGAACCGCACCGGGTCGTCGGCGACGAGCCCCGTGTCGCGCTCGGTCTGGGCGATGGCGGCCCGGGCGGACTCCTCGTCCATCCTGTTCGTCTTCAGCGCCACCGCGACCACGGGCGCGGGCCGCACGTGCCGGGCCATCCGGATCTGGTCGTCGATCAGCTCGGCCAGTCCGCGGATCGGGTAGCGCGGGTCGCCCTCGATCAGGTGGCGCCCGGGCTCGTGCACGAACACCATCGCGTGCGGCGCCGAGCCGTGCAGCAGGCCGAGCGTGACGCCGGAGTAGTACGGGTGGTTGAGCGAGCCCTGGCCCTCGATCCAGAGGATGGCGCCGTCGCCGCCGCGGGCGTGGCCGTCGACCACGAGCTGCTCGGCCGCGCCGGCGACGAAGTCGGAGACGACCTGGTCGACGGCGATCCCCCACCCGGCGATGGCGATCCCGGTCTGCCCGGTGGGCACGAACACCGAGGCGTGGCCGCGCCGGCGCGTCTCGCGGTCGAGCTCGAGGCAGACCGTCATCTTGCCGAGCGCGCAGTCCGACCCGACCGTGAGCACGATGTGGGCCTTCGTGTCGAGGTTCGCGCCGGTGGGCACGTCGAGGTCGTCCGGCACCCTGCGCAGGTCGCGCACGGAGACGCCCTTCGCGGCCGCGGCGCCCGCGATCTCGGCGTCGTCGGAGAGGAACTCGTGCAGGCCGCTCTCGACGTCGAGGCCGAGCTCGATGGAGCGCAGGATGCTGCGCCGGAACGACGCCGGCAGGTGCCCGCCCGCCGGCGCGACGCCGACCAGGAGCGTCGTCGGGCCGAGCGGCATTGCCGCGTCGACGTCGGCGACGACCGGCACATCGGACTCGAGCCCCGGCACGTGCTCGGACGCCGACGTGCCGGCCTTGGTCGAGTCGACGACGGCGACGGTGGGCGCCTCGGCGTAGCGCATGACGCCGGTCGCGGTCTTCGCGTCCTCGTCGAAGCATCCCTCGGCGAGGACGGCGTAACGCTTCTCGCTCACGGCCAGGGCTCCACCGGCGTCACGCCCAGGCCGGGCCCGTCACCGGGGACGACCCGGCCGTCGACGAGGCCGAGGCCGGTGTGGCTGTCGTTCTTGTTCAGGAGGTGGCCGTCGAGGTCGACGACGTCGACAAGGGGCGAGATCTGGGCGGCCTGGGCGATGCCGAGCGTCGACTCGTTCATGCAGCCGATCATCACCTTGAGGCCGAGGGCGCGGGCCGCGTGGATCATCCGCACCGCCTCGCGGATCCCGCCCGACTTCGTCAGCTTGATGTTCACGCCGTCGGCGATCTCGCCGCACCTCGCGACGTCGGGGAGCGTGTGACAGCTCTCGTCGAGCACGATCGGGATCGAGAGCGAGCTGTCGTGCAGGCGGCAGTAGCCGGAGCGCTCCTTCGCCGGCAGCGGCTGTTCGATCAGCTCGACACCGAGGGAATCCAGCTCGGGGACGAGCTCGATGGTCGAGTGCACCGACCAGGCCTCGTTCGCGTCGACGCGGATCAGCGAGTCCGGCGCCTGGGCGCGCACGGTGCGGACGCGCTCGAGGTCGGCCGGGCCGCCCACCTTGATCTTGAGCGCGTGGTACGCCGAGGCCGCGGCCGCCCGCCGGGCCGTCCCCTCGACCGAGTCGATCGAGATCGTGTAGCTGGTCGGCGGCGGCGTCGGCTCGAGCCCGAGGATGCGCCAGAGCGGCTGCCCGCACACCTTCCCCAGCAGATCGTGGAGCGCGCCGTCGACGGCGCACTTCGCGGCCATCTCACCGGGAATCTCGGCCATGCGGCCGAGGATCGCCTCGATCGCGAGCGGGTCGTCGCCGAGCAGCGGCTCGACCTGGCCGACGAAGCGCATCGCGCTCTCGACCGACTCGTCGTAGTGGTTGTCCGGCGCGCCCTCCCCGTAGCCGACGAGATCGCCGTGGCGGATGGCCACCTGGACGACCTCGGAGCTCGTATCCGAGCTGCGGGAGATGACGAACGGCTCGTGGTATTCGAGCTCGAACACGCGGCTTTGGAGCTCCACGCGCGCCAGCCTATCCGACGCGCAGGCTTTGCGATGATGCGACCGATGGGCACCGAGATCGTCGATGTGGCGGAGGGTCTGTGGGTGTGGCGGGTTGACCATCCCGCCTGGAATGCCGACGCCGGCTGGGCGCCCGCCGTCACGTCCACCTGGGTCGAGTCGGGCGGGGTCGTGGCGGTCATCGACGCCATGGATCCCGGCGAGGACGGCGCGGAGGTGTGGGCGCGGCTGGACGCGCGGCCGCCGAGCGTGGCCGCGATCCTGAAGCCTGACCACGTGCGCGACGTCGACCTCTTCGTGCGCCGCTACGGCGTGCACCCCTACGGGCCGTCTCTCTTCTGGCCGGACGACGTTCCCGAGACCGCGATCGAGGGGATCGAGCCCGGCAGCGAGCTGCCCGGCGGGCTGGTCGCGCTCTACGACGGCCGCGGGCGCAACGAGACGCCGCTCTGGGCTCCCGGCGCGAGGGCGCTGCTCTTCGCCGACGCGCTGACCGAGCGGGACGGCGAGCTGCGCGTCTGGGGCACGCCGTGGCACTCCGAGCGGGCGCTGCCGGCGCTGCGGGCGATGCTCGAGCTGCCGTTCGCGCACGTGATCATCTCGCACGGCGAGCCGGTGCACGACCGCGCCGCCTTCGAGCGCGCGCTCGCCCTGCCGCCGTACGACGGCTGACAGCCGGTAGAATCGCCCTCCACGACGCGCCTGTAGCTCAGGGGATAGAGCGTGCGCCTCCGGAGCGCAAGGCCGTAGGTTCGATTCCTACCAGGCGCATTCTCGCATCAACCATCAGGGTCTTCGGCCGACGCGAGCGACGTCGAACGAGCGCGCAACCGCAAGCGCCTCGGCTATCCGGCGCTTGGAGGCCCTGTCGCCCACCATCACGTTTACCTGGTACGCCGTCCGGCGGAGCCGCACCTGAGCGACGGCCCCGCGGCCTGAGAAGCACTCGAACGATGGCGTTTTCACGCTCGTGAGATGTGCCAATGGCCCACGCCCCCGTGTCCCCGGCCATTCGCTACGCGCCCAGCCCACAACGACGACGACCGCCCCGTGGGAAGGGACACGATAGGACGCGATCTGGCACTGCGAAGGCTCCGCGCGAACACCATCGGTGCCGACGACCAACAGCGTCGTCGGATCGGTCACCGGTTGGTCTCGGGCCGGTTCGACACTCCGCCACTCCGCGGGCACGACGACGCGAACGCCCGCCGACGAGACCGTTGTGCTCGTTGCAGGAGCCTTCGCGGGTGTGGCCGCGCCGCCGCAGCTACAACCGATCGGCGCGACCATCAGAAGCGCAGTCAGCGTGCGCATGACCCATATACGACACGCCGTTCCCGCCCCGTCCCCGATCCTTCTTGACGCGACACGCTCGGAAGGCGCGTTGCGGTTGAGCCCCAAGTGCCGAGAACGCCTACCGCGTGCCGACCACCACCGTCAGCCGAGGAGCGCGGCATGCTCCGCACACCCGTGACGGCGCGGTCGGCCCACACTCGCGTCAGACCACCCGCCAAAAATGGGGTCTGACCCCTTTGGCGGGGTCGGCATCGGCGGGGCGGTGTACGCTCGCATGCCGTGGGAGACACGATGCTGGTCAGGGTGGTTGTCACCGGCGCGGCGATCGTCGCCGTCGGGGTGCTGGTGGCCGTGCTTGCCGGCTCGCCGCTGGCCGGCGTCCTCGTCGCCGTCATCGGGCTCGTCGGCCTGGGACAGCGACTGCGGGCCTAGCGCTCATCTCTCGCCAGGTCATCCGGGCGGCCTTACGATCGAGACATGCCGTTCCCGTGGGGCGCTCCCGACATCATCCTGCTGTTCTTCGTAGTCGCGATCCTGGCCACGATCGTCTGGGCGCTCTACCGGGTGGTTCGCAAAGCAGTGCGCGACGCGATGCGTGAGCACGACCGCGACGTCCCGTAGGCTCGACACCGTGCGCGCCTTCGCCACGCCACCTCGGCGCATCGTCGCGGCAGCGGCTGCCGTCATCGCCGTCGGCGTGCTCGCCGCAGTCTTGTACGAGTTCGAGCGTCCCCCCACGCTGAGCAACGTGAGCTGTCGGTGGCGCGCAGCTTCGCGATCGAGCCCAGGTACACATTCGCGGGGATGGGCGAGGGCGTGAACTCCATGCACGTCTACGTGTCAGTGCCACCGCACGAGAGGCGGCGCTGGGACGTGACGATCGACATGCACCGCTACGAGGGCCATCGCATCACAAGCTGCACGCCCTATGCGTATGGGGCGGCCAAGCCGGAGGACTGAGCGTCCCACCGCGGGGTCCCCGGACATGATAGGTTCGGCGAAATGGCCCATCCTATGCCCCATTTACGGGAGGAGCGCATCGACGCGGCGGTCGAGCGTCTCAGCGAGCGGGCCTTCGCGTTCCTGGAATCCCTCGTGCGCGAGCGCAGCCTGCCCGGAGACGAGACGGGCGCCGAGTGCGTGCTTGCGGCCGAGCTCGAGCGGATCGGGCTCGCGGTCGAGCGGGTGCCGTACCCGGACGGGATCGAGCGCGATCCCGCCGCCGGGACGGGGCCATCGGTGTACACGGATCGCAGCATCGTCGCCGGCCGGCTCGGCCCCGGTGGCCCGGGCACCCTCCTCCTGAACGGCCACCTGGACGTCGTCCCGGCCGGCGACGAGCGGCTGTGGTCGTCCCCGCCGTTCGTCCCCCATGTGCGCGACGGCTGGATGACGGGGCGCGGTGCGGGCGACATGAAGGCCGGCCTGGCGATGGCCACGCTGGCCCTCGAGGCGCTCCTGTCGGTCGATCCCGACGCCGGGTCGACGTCGATCGCGCTCGTCGGCGCGATCGAGGAGGAGCGCAGCGGCAACGGCACCCTGGCGTCGATCCGCGCCGGCATCGTGGGAGATGCGGCCGTCATCGTCGAGCCCACCGACCTGTGCATCCTGACGAGCGGGATCGGCGTGCTCTGGTGCGAGGTCGAGGTGTTCGCGGCGGCCGGCCACGCGCTCGCGGCCGGGCCGTCGATGGGAGCGCTGTCCTCCGCGTTCGCCGTCATCGAGGAGCTGCGCGCCCTCGAGGACGAGCTGAACGACCCGCCCGGCCCGGTGCACCACAGCCTGAACATCGGCACGCTCGCGGCCGGGCACTGGCAGTCGACCATCCCGGACACGGCCCGCGTCGGCTGCCGCATCGGATTCCCGCCCTCGATGCCGATCGCCGATGCCATGGCGCGCGTCGAGACCGCCGTCGGGCGCGCCGGCGCGCGCGCATCGGCGCCGCGGCCTCCGGCGGTACGGTGGAACGGCTTCCGCGCCGAGGGCTACGACCTCGATGCCGCCGATCCACTCGTGGTCGCGCTGGCCGCCGCGCACCGGTCGGTGCACGGAGAAGCACCGACCGTGACCGGGACGGCCGGCACGACCGACGCGCGCTTCTACCGCAACCAGCTCGGCATCCCGGCGGTCTGCTACGGGCCGCGGGTGGAGAACATGCACGCGGCCGACGAGCGGGTCGAGCTTGCGAGCATCGTGGCCGGCGCCCGCGTCCTGGCGCGCTTCCTCGACTCGTGGGGAGCGCGGACATGATCGGGGGGATCGGCAGCGACGGCGACGGCCTCCCCTTCAGCCCGCTGCGGCTGCAGAACGCGGCCGAGCAGATCGCCGAGCGGCTCGTGACCGCGATCGCGCTCGGCGAGTTCGTGCCCGGCCAGCGCCTGCCCGCCGAGCGCGAGCTCGCGGCGATGCTGGGCGTCAGCCGAAGCACGGTGCGGGAGGCGCTGCACCGGCTCGCGGCGACGGGCTACGTGAAGATCCACCGCGGCCGCAACGGCGGCGCGGTCGTGCAGGCGGACTGGGGTCCCGGCACGGCCGAGATGGTCGAGCGGACGCTCGCGCCCAACTGGGAGCACTTCGAGCTCCTGTTCGACCTGCGCCGGCTGGTCGAGCAGCAGATCGCCCGCACGGCGGCCGAACGGCTGGACGAGGATCATGCGGCCGAGATCGAGGCCGCCCGCGACCGCTACCGCGATGCCGGCTCCGACCGCGAGAAGTCGCGGGTGGCCGACAGCGAGCTGCACG
The window above is part of the Gaiellales bacterium genome. Proteins encoded here:
- a CDS encoding dipeptide epimerase, giving the protein MELQSRVFELEYHEPFVISRSSDTSSEVVQVAIRHGDLVGYGEGAPDNHYDESVESAMRFVGQVEPLLGDDPLAIEAILGRMAEIPGEMAAKCAVDGALHDLLGKVCGQPLWRILGLEPTPPPTSYTISIDSVEGTARRAAAASAYHALKIKVGGPADLERVRTVRAQAPDSLIRVDANEAWSVHSTIELVPELDSLGVELIEQPLPAKERSGYCRLHDSSLSIPIVLDESCHTLPDVARCGEIADGVNIKLTKSGGIREAVRMIHAARALGLKVMIGCMNESTLGIAQAAQISPLVDVVDLDGHLLNKNDSHTGLGLVDGRVVPGDGPGLGVTPVEPWP
- a CDS encoding M20/M25/M40 family metallo-hydrolase; its protein translation is MPHLREERIDAAVERLSERAFAFLESLVRERSLPGDETGAECVLAAELERIGLAVERVPYPDGIERDPAAGTGPSVYTDRSIVAGRLGPGGPGTLLLNGHLDVVPAGDERLWSSPPFVPHVRDGWMTGRGAGDMKAGLAMATLALEALLSVDPDAGSTSIALVGAIEEERSGNGTLASIRAGIVGDAAVIVEPTDLCILTSGIGVLWCEVEVFAAAGHALAAGPSMGALSSAFAVIEELRALEDELNDPPGPVHHSLNIGTLAAGHWQSTIPDTARVGCRIGFPPSMPIADAMARVETAVGRAGARASAPRPPAVRWNGFRAEGYDLDAADPLVVALAAAHRSVHGEAPTVTGTAGTTDARFYRNQLGIPAVCYGPRVENMHAADERVELASIVAGARVLARFLDSWGART
- a CDS encoding DUF1611 domain-containing protein, with the translated sequence MSEKRYAVLAEGCFDEDAKTATGVMRYAEAPTVAVVDSTKAGTSASEHVPGLESDVPVVADVDAAMPLGPTTLLVGVAPAGGHLPASFRRSILRSIELGLDVESGLHEFLSDDAEIAGAAAAKGVSVRDLRRVPDDLDVPTGANLDTKAHIVLTVGSDCALGKMTVCLELDRETRRRGHASVFVPTGQTGIAIAGWGIAVDQVVSDFVAGAAEQLVVDGHARGGDGAILWIEGQGSLNHPYYSGVTLGLLHGSAPHAMVFVHEPGRHLIEGDPRYPIRGLAELIDDQIRMARHVRPAPVVAVALKTNRMDEESARAAIAQTERDTGLVADDPVRFGAGRILEAVLSSR
- a CDS encoding GntR family transcriptional regulator, giving the protein MIGGIGSDGDGLPFSPLRLQNAAEQIAERLVTAIALGEFVPGQRLPAERELAAMLGVSRSTVREALHRLAATGYVKIHRGRNGGAVVQADWGPGTAEMVERTLAPNWEHFELLFDLRRLVEQQIARTAAERLDEDHAAEIEAARDRYRDAGSDREKSRVADSELHAAIARATRNALLANLSRHLRAQVSLGFEAEPYSTSIRERAIGQHDELVRAIVERRPQNAADLAGEHFSLTEDAIRKLLGRVRT
- a CDS encoding MBL fold metallo-hydrolase, whose product is MGTEIVDVAEGLWVWRVDHPAWNADAGWAPAVTSTWVESGGVVAVIDAMDPGEDGAEVWARLDARPPSVAAILKPDHVRDVDLFVRRYGVHPYGPSLFWPDDVPETAIEGIEPGSELPGGLVALYDGRGRNETPLWAPGARALLFADALTERDGELRVWGTPWHSERALPALRAMLELPFAHVIISHGEPVHDRAAFERALALPPYDG
- a CDS encoding aminopeptidase, translating into MRDPRLTTLADLLCRYSLEVGEGDTVLIDGPALAQPLFVEVVRKVTELGGHPMVRPRLERAQAAFLADASDEQLRTVTKLDRIEVEAPTRALSVWGQRNNRFLSGIDPDRQAIRSAATRELFERFFEREAKGEVRWCGTAFPCDAAAQEAGMSLTEWEDFVYSAGHLEDPDPIAFWRAQSERQERIAKRLEQVRRLRIVGEDTDLTIDVSDRRWMNADGHQNFPDGEVYTSPIEAATQGHIAFSLDAPYNGNDVAGVRLWFDQGKVVREEATKGRRFLSQMLDMDEGARYLGEVAFGMNEEIRTGTRDTLFDEKIGGTCHVALGMAFPEAGGSNRSGLHWDMVCDLRSGGEVHADGEVIYRDGQFL